A portion of the Paenibacillus sp. PvR098 genome contains these proteins:
- the hisB gene encoding imidazoleglycerol-phosphate dehydratase HisB: protein MAEQDFQGAGRRAEIARKTNETDIKLGFAVDGSGVSEIETDVPFLNHMLDLFTKHGQFDLKVDARGDVEIDDHHTVEDIGICLGQTLREALGDKKGIKRYASVFVPMDEALAQVVIDISNRPHLEYRAEYPSGTVGSFTTELVHEFLWKFALEARITLHVIVHYGHNTHHMIEAVFKALGRALDEATSIDPRVQGVPSTKGVL from the coding sequence GTGGCTGAACAAGATTTTCAGGGAGCAGGGCGCCGGGCAGAGATCGCGCGCAAAACGAATGAAACCGACATTAAGCTGGGCTTCGCCGTCGACGGCTCGGGTGTATCCGAGATCGAGACCGATGTGCCATTTTTGAATCATATGCTTGATTTGTTTACGAAGCACGGCCAGTTTGATCTGAAGGTGGATGCCAGGGGCGATGTGGAAATCGACGATCACCATACGGTAGAGGATATCGGTATCTGCCTTGGGCAAACGCTGCGGGAAGCGCTGGGCGACAAGAAGGGGATCAAACGCTATGCGAGCGTGTTCGTTCCGATGGATGAGGCGCTGGCACAGGTTGTGATCGACATCAGCAACCGACCGCATCTGGAGTATCGTGCCGAGTATCCATCTGGAACAGTGGGCAGCTTTACGACGGAGCTGGTGCATGAATTTCTTTGGAAATTCGCGCTGGAAGCCCGCATTACACTGCACGTCATCGTGCATTACGGGCACAATACGCACCATATGATCGAAGCGGTATTTAAGGCGCTTGGCCGCGCATTGGACGAAGCAACGAGCATCGACCCGCGCGTACAGGGCGTACCGTCCACGAAAGGGGTTCTGTAA
- a CDS encoding ATP phosphoribosyltransferase regulatory subunit — translation MSKPKVFEKPTGVKDYLPEAAATLRSIEFKVLQCMERWGYREIITPTLEYYDTVGVASSTEDKKLFKLLDRNGTTLVMRSDMTAPIARVVSSLLREHSFPLRLSYHANVFRAIEAEAGRDAEFFQTGVELVGDDSSESDAEMIALAIACLQAAGVKEFKIALGHVGFLNGLFQEMLEGRPDAQAALKACLLNRDYVGYRETIKALELPADVEKELEGILRLRGGQEICRLAQQVTQDPVAEQAIAHLCEIWDVLKAYDVSEHVLIDLTMIGDFSYYTGMTFEGYAADLGFPVCSGGRYDNLLSQFGRPAPATGFALKTNRILEVVGKRSADVTARRVLVAYTAERREEALREASALRAREGWMVETRLLGQEGALQDKEPQDDGTFCVLGTVYQDVIEFVR, via the coding sequence GTGTCCAAACCGAAGGTGTTTGAAAAGCCGACAGGCGTGAAGGACTATCTCCCCGAGGCGGCAGCGACGCTGCGCAGCATCGAATTCAAGGTGCTGCAGTGCATGGAGCGCTGGGGATACAGAGAAATCATAACTCCTACCTTGGAGTATTACGATACGGTCGGAGTCGCGAGCTCCACTGAAGATAAGAAGCTGTTCAAGCTGCTCGACCGCAACGGCACGACGCTGGTCATGCGCTCCGATATGACCGCGCCGATAGCCAGGGTGGTATCCTCGCTGCTGAGGGAGCACTCGTTTCCATTGCGCTTGTCTTATCATGCGAATGTGTTCCGCGCCATTGAGGCGGAAGCGGGACGGGATGCGGAGTTTTTTCAAACGGGCGTGGAGCTGGTCGGCGACGATTCCAGCGAATCGGATGCGGAAATGATTGCGCTAGCGATTGCGTGCTTGCAAGCTGCAGGCGTGAAGGAATTCAAGATTGCTCTGGGCCATGTCGGTTTCTTGAACGGGTTGTTTCAAGAGATGCTGGAGGGTCGTCCGGATGCGCAGGCCGCACTGAAGGCGTGTCTCTTAAACCGTGACTATGTGGGTTACCGCGAGACGATTAAAGCGCTTGAGCTTCCGGCGGATGTGGAGAAGGAGCTGGAAGGGATTCTTCGTCTGCGAGGAGGGCAGGAAATTTGTCGTTTGGCGCAACAAGTGACACAGGATCCCGTAGCCGAGCAGGCGATTGCTCATTTGTGTGAAATCTGGGATGTGCTGAAGGCGTATGATGTGAGCGAGCATGTGTTAATCGATTTGACGATGATCGGAGATTTTTCCTATTATACAGGCATGACGTTCGAAGGGTATGCCGCGGACCTTGGTTTTCCCGTTTGCAGCGGAGGGCGTTACGATAATCTTCTGTCACAGTTTGGGCGCCCGGCGCCAGCCACCGGTTTTGCGCTCAAGACGAACCGCATCTTAGAGGTGGTCGGTAAGAGATCGGCGGATGTAACGGCCCGGCGGGTGCTTGTCGCATATACGGCAGAGCGTCGTGAGGAGGCGCTTAGAGAAGCCTCGGCCCTTCGCGCGCGCGAAGGATGGATGGTAGAGACAAGACTGCTGGGGCAGGAAGGCGCATTGCAAGATAAAGAGCCGCAGGATGACGGAACCTTCTGCGTGTTGGGGACGGTCTATCAAGATGTCATCGAGTTTGTGAGGTAA
- a CDS encoding acyltransferase, producing the protein MRQTDKYPVEGPNSLWQMYSTISRWKAVRNFIFIQISRYAPSLPLKRWIYRRVLGMKVGEQASFALMVMVDVFFPEKIEVGDNTIIGYNSTILTHEYLIKEYRLGEVRIGSHVMIGANTTILPGVTIGDHAIIGAGSVVHKDVAPYSFVAGNPLQVIREDVREG; encoded by the coding sequence TTGAGACAAACGGACAAGTATCCGGTGGAAGGACCAAACTCGCTGTGGCAAATGTACAGCACCATCAGCCGATGGAAGGCTGTTCGCAATTTTATATTCATCCAAATCTCCAGATATGCTCCTTCCTTGCCTTTGAAGCGCTGGATTTACCGGCGGGTATTGGGAATGAAAGTGGGGGAGCAGGCTTCCTTTGCGCTGATGGTGATGGTGGATGTGTTTTTTCCCGAAAAGATTGAGGTCGGGGATAACACGATCATCGGCTATAACTCTACCATCCTGACGCACGAGTATTTGATCAAAGAGTACCGGCTTGGAGAGGTGCGTATCGGTTCCCATGTGATGATCGGCGCGAACACCACCATTTTGCCGGGGGTGACCATAGGGGACCATGCCATCATTGGAGCGGGCTCGGTCGTCCACAAGGATGTGGCGCCGTACAGCTTTGTTGCGGGCAATCCGCTGCAGGTAATTCGCGAGGATGTGCGGGAGGGGTAG
- the ppaX gene encoding pyrophosphatase PpaX → MIRTILFDLDGTILDTNELIIQSFLHTFEGMGDEPLTREHIVPNMGRPLIEQMVYFSGREQVEDLVAKYREFNIGRHDELVTEFPYVYETLALLHAAGVKLGVVTSKIRRTTEMGLRLTGMYDYFGTIVTVEDVEKPKPDPEGIRRALRELRGDASTAIMVGDSHYDIEAAHNAGVQSVAVSWSLKGREYLKRYEPTHIIDDIREILPIAGVEGK, encoded by the coding sequence ATGATTCGAACCATACTGTTTGATTTGGATGGAACGATTCTCGATACGAACGAGCTGATCATTCAATCCTTTTTACACACGTTTGAAGGTATGGGGGATGAACCACTGACCAGGGAGCATATTGTTCCGAATATGGGGCGGCCTTTAATCGAGCAGATGGTTTATTTCTCCGGTCGGGAACAGGTTGAAGATTTGGTGGCGAAGTACCGGGAATTTAATATTGGGCGTCATGATGAGCTGGTTACGGAATTCCCCTATGTGTATGAAACGTTAGCACTGCTGCATGCTGCAGGGGTGAAGCTCGGCGTAGTCACCAGTAAAATCCGCAGAACAACGGAGATGGGTTTGAGGCTGACTGGCATGTACGATTATTTTGGTACGATCGTAACGGTAGAGGATGTCGAGAAGCCAAAGCCCGATCCGGAAGGGATTCGGAGGGCGTTGCGTGAGCTGAGAGGAGATGCCTCCACGGCGATAATGGTCGGAGACAGTCATTATGATATCGAGGCGGCGCACAACGCAGGAGTTCAATCTGTTGCCGTGTCTTGGTCTTTGAAGGGTCGGGAATATTTAAAGCGGTATGAGCCTACGCATATCATTGACGATATTCGTGAAATTTTGCCGATTGCCGGCGTCGAGGGGAAGTAA
- the hisG gene encoding ATP phosphoribosyltransferase translates to MQELLKVAMPKGRIYKQASKLLREAGLSIPEEADDSRKLIIAVPEARMEFIMAKPVDVPTYVEYGVADIGVVGKDVLMEENRDVYELLDLGIARCRMSVIGLPDWEPVLNPRVATKYPNVASQYFRERGQQVEVIKLNGSIELAPLIGLADRIVDMVETGGTIRENGLAEHEQIFEITSRLIANRVSYRMKNAAIQALCDRLQPVIAAVMAKGR, encoded by the coding sequence ATGCAGGAACTATTGAAAGTGGCAATGCCCAAAGGGCGTATCTATAAGCAGGCCTCCAAGCTGCTCCGTGAAGCGGGCTTGTCGATTCCCGAGGAGGCAGATGATTCCCGTAAGCTGATTATTGCGGTACCGGAAGCGCGGATGGAGTTCATCATGGCGAAGCCGGTCGATGTGCCCACGTACGTGGAGTATGGCGTAGCGGATATCGGCGTGGTCGGTAAGGATGTGCTGATGGAAGAGAATCGGGATGTCTACGAGCTGCTCGATCTCGGCATCGCGCGCTGCCGCATGTCCGTGATCGGTTTGCCGGATTGGGAGCCGGTGCTGAACCCGCGGGTTGCGACGAAATACCCGAACGTGGCTTCCCAGTATTTCCGCGAGAGAGGACAGCAGGTGGAAGTGATCAAGCTGAACGGCTCCATTGAGCTGGCCCCTTTGATCGGACTTGCCGATCGAATCGTAGATATGGTGGAAACAGGCGGAACGATAAGGGAAAACGGACTAGCGGAGCATGAGCAGATTTTTGAGATTACAAGCCGGTTGATTGCAAACCGGGTAAGCTACCGGATGAAAAATGCCGCAATTCAAGCGCTTTGCGACCGGCTCCAGCCGGTGATCGCCGCAGTGATGGCAAAGGGACGGTAA
- the hisA gene encoding 1-(5-phosphoribosyl)-5-[(5-phosphoribosylamino)methylideneamino]imidazole-4-carboxamide isomerase, which translates to MSSFIIYPAIDIRGGKCVRLIQGDYNQETVYNENPLEVAKAWEAQGAKWIHLVDLDGAKAGYPVNDKLIGDIARSVQVPVQIGGGLRTEEDVDHVLSLGVSRIILGTAAIENREFVNRVLAKHGDKVAIGLDARDGYVATRGWLETSAVKADELAVELAREGARTFIFTDISRDGMMGGPNVEAIVHLAKVSGQTVIASGGVSQYDDLKRLAQHASEGVGGAIVGKALYTGSIKLEEAHGLV; encoded by the coding sequence ATGTCTTCATTTATTATTTATCCCGCTATCGATATTCGCGGGGGCAAGTGCGTACGACTGATTCAGGGAGATTACAATCAGGAAACGGTGTATAACGAAAATCCGTTAGAAGTGGCTAAAGCTTGGGAAGCGCAGGGCGCGAAGTGGATTCACTTGGTGGACCTGGACGGAGCCAAAGCGGGCTATCCTGTGAACGATAAGCTGATCGGCGACATCGCTCGATCCGTTCAGGTTCCGGTGCAGATCGGAGGCGGCTTGCGCACGGAGGAGGACGTGGACCATGTGCTCTCGCTCGGCGTATCGCGCATTATACTCGGCACGGCTGCGATTGAAAACCGTGAATTCGTGAACCGCGTGCTGGCGAAGCACGGGGATAAGGTAGCCATCGGACTGGATGCCCGTGACGGCTACGTTGCTACGCGCGGCTGGCTGGAAACGTCCGCAGTCAAAGCGGATGAGCTTGCGGTGGAGCTGGCCCGGGAAGGAGCCCGTACGTTCATTTTCACGGATATTTCCCGTGACGGCATGATGGGCGGTCCGAACGTGGAGGCGATCGTGCACTTGGCTAAGGTGTCGGGACAGACCGTGATTGCGTCGGGAGGCGTTAGCCAATACGACGATTTGAAGCGTCTCGCGCAGCACGCATCCGAGGGTGTCGGCGGTGCCATCGTCGGGAAGGCGCTGTACACCGGCAGCATCAAGCTGGAGGAAGCGCACGGCCTGGTATAG
- the hisJ gene encoding histidinol-phosphatase HisJ, producing MRIDYHTHHVRCGHASGELEEYVLKGIEIGLTQLGLSDHMPLLHVDPATYYPGMAMPMEELPQYVEEALKLQQKYKDRIDIRVGLEGDYIEGYEDEIQRIIQAYPWDYVIGSVHFLGEWDITDYRQTDGWKERDAYEVYERYYDAVGKAIKTGFYDYIGHIDVIKRFGFKPEQSVEHLERQALEVVKAAGMAIELNASGLRMPVNEMFPSRRMLEYALKLGIPLTVGSDAHQPERLGQYLDQAVVLLREVGFNELATFKGRKRHMVPIGFDKYDV from the coding sequence ATGCGCATTGATTATCATACGCACCATGTAAGGTGCGGGCATGCGTCGGGTGAATTGGAGGAATATGTGCTGAAGGGCATTGAGATCGGACTGACCCAGCTTGGGCTGTCCGATCACATGCCCTTACTGCATGTAGATCCGGCAACTTATTATCCCGGCATGGCCATGCCCATGGAAGAGCTGCCGCAATATGTCGAAGAAGCGCTGAAGCTGCAGCAAAAATATAAAGACCGGATCGACATTCGTGTAGGACTCGAAGGAGACTACATCGAAGGCTATGAAGACGAAATTCAGCGGATCATTCAAGCCTATCCTTGGGATTATGTGATCGGCTCCGTGCATTTTCTCGGTGAGTGGGATATTACCGACTATCGTCAAACCGACGGTTGGAAGGAGCGGGACGCTTACGAGGTGTATGAGCGGTACTATGATGCGGTCGGCAAAGCTATTAAAACCGGCTTTTATGATTACATCGGTCATATCGACGTGATCAAGCGGTTCGGCTTTAAACCGGAGCAGAGCGTAGAGCACCTCGAGCGCCAAGCACTGGAGGTTGTGAAGGCGGCAGGCATGGCGATTGAGCTTAATGCAAGCGGCCTGCGTATGCCGGTAAACGAAATGTTCCCGAGCCGCCGGATGCTGGAGTACGCGCTGAAGCTGGGCATTCCGCTTACCGTCGGATCGGACGCTCACCAGCCGGAGCGCTTGGGACAGTACCTCGATCAGGCCGTGGTCTTGCTTCGTGAAGTCGGTTTTAACGAATTAGCCACATTTAAGGGCCGGAAACGCCATATGGTGCCTATTGGATTCGACAAATATGATGTATAA
- the hisF gene encoding imidazole glycerol phosphate synthase subunit HisF yields MLAKRIIPCLDVKDGRVVKGVNFVNLRDAGDPVELASIYDREGADELVFLDISASHEGRATMVEVVQKTAGEITIPFTVGGGIASVDDMKRLLRAGADKIGINTAAVRNPQLVSDGARRFGSQCIVVAVDARYNAEWGEWEVFTHGGRTGTGIRALEWVKRVEQLGAGEILLTSMDADGTKDGFDLPLTKAVSELVTIPVIASGGAGKKEHFYEVFAEGKADAGLAATIFHYKEMTIEEVKDDLRGKGVEVR; encoded by the coding sequence ATGCTGGCCAAACGGATTATTCCCTGCCTTGACGTTAAGGACGGACGGGTCGTCAAGGGAGTTAATTTTGTAAATTTGCGCGATGCCGGAGACCCGGTGGAGCTGGCTTCGATCTATGATCGCGAGGGGGCAGACGAGCTTGTCTTCCTCGATATTTCCGCTTCGCATGAAGGCCGTGCCACGATGGTTGAAGTGGTGCAAAAAACGGCTGGAGAAATCACGATTCCGTTCACGGTAGGCGGCGGCATTGCCAGCGTGGACGATATGAAACGGCTGCTTAGGGCAGGTGCGGATAAAATCGGAATCAACACCGCCGCGGTCAGGAATCCTCAACTGGTGTCCGACGGCGCACGCCGGTTCGGATCGCAGTGCATCGTGGTCGCGGTCGACGCCCGTTACAATGCCGAGTGGGGCGAGTGGGAAGTATTCACCCATGGTGGACGGACCGGCACAGGCATTCGGGCTCTCGAATGGGTTAAGCGGGTGGAACAGCTTGGAGCAGGGGAGATTCTCCTGACCAGCATGGATGCGGATGGTACGAAGGACGGGTTTGATCTTCCTTTGACGAAGGCCGTGTCAGAGCTGGTGACGATTCCTGTCATCGCATCAGGCGGAGCAGGGAAGAAGGAGCATTTTTACGAGGTATTCGCGGAAGGCAAGGCCGATGCAGGTTTGGCCGCGACCATTTTTCACTATAAAGAAATGACGATTGAAGAGGTTAAGGATGACCTCAGGGGCAAAGGAGTGGAAGTACGATGA
- the hisIE gene encoding bifunctional phosphoribosyl-AMP cyclohydrolase/phosphoribosyl-ATP diphosphatase HisIE — protein MSGQQQTLVDNVEALLAGIKWDGSGLVPAIVQDAVSKEVLMMAYMNEDSLKATLESGETWFWSRSRSELWHKGATSGHIQKVKALKYDCDGDTLLVQVAQTGPACHTGSYNCFYNDVRIGALAEQAEKPASEDAMKDRFAMLSTLESVIAQRDAERPEGAYTTYLFEKGVDKILKKVGEETAEVIIAAKNKDNDELRCEASDLIFHLLVLLRERKLPLDELMKELDRRHNK, from the coding sequence ATGAGTGGACAACAACAGACGTTGGTGGATAACGTGGAGGCTTTGCTGGCGGGCATTAAATGGGACGGCAGCGGGTTAGTGCCGGCGATTGTTCAGGACGCGGTCAGCAAAGAGGTTCTGATGATGGCCTACATGAACGAGGATTCGCTGAAGGCAACCTTGGAATCGGGCGAAACCTGGTTCTGGAGCCGCTCGCGCAGCGAACTTTGGCATAAAGGGGCTACAAGCGGTCATATCCAGAAGGTAAAGGCGCTGAAATACGACTGCGATGGGGATACGCTGCTGGTGCAGGTTGCCCAAACGGGTCCTGCGTGTCATACGGGCAGCTACAACTGCTTCTATAACGATGTCCGGATCGGGGCTTTGGCCGAGCAGGCTGAAAAACCGGCGTCCGAAGACGCAATGAAGGATCGCTTTGCCATGCTCAGCACGCTGGAATCGGTTATTGCGCAGCGCGATGCCGAGCGTCCGGAGGGCGCTTATACGACTTATTTGTTTGAGAAAGGCGTCGACAAGATTTTGAAAAAGGTTGGCGAGGAAACGGCAGAGGTTATTATCGCGGCCAAAAACAAGGACAACGACGAGCTGCGCTGTGAAGCCAGCGATTTGATCTTCCACCTCTTGGTTCTGCTTCGTGAGAGAAAACTGCCGCTGGATGAGCTGATGAAAGAACTCGATCGCCGTCACAACAAGTAA
- a CDS encoding ribose-phosphate pyrophosphokinase, with amino-acid sequence MYSDKMKIFSGSSNPKLAERICKELGVPLGQIKLSRFKSGEIYCLYEESIRNCDVFLVQTFSHSINENFMELLVMMDAAKRASARTINLVVPYYGYSRQERKAAPREPISAKLVADLLTAAGADRVITIDLHAPAIQGFFNIPVDHLTALDLISDYIKKKNIPNPIIVSPDAGRATTAEKMANILDAPFAMMIKKRPAHNEAVITHVIGEVEGRTPIIIEDLIDTGTTIVNVVEGLKERGANDAYVCATHPVFSGPALLRLDHPNIKECVITDSIAIPDDHSSRFQVLTVANLLSDAINIIMSGGSLSSLFKYGGV; translated from the coding sequence ATGTATAGCGACAAAATGAAGATTTTTTCGGGTTCGTCCAATCCGAAATTGGCGGAGCGCATTTGTAAGGAGCTTGGCGTGCCGCTCGGTCAGATCAAGCTGTCCCGTTTCAAGAGCGGGGAAATCTACTGTCTCTATGAAGAAAGCATCCGGAACTGCGACGTATTCTTGGTGCAGACCTTTTCCCATTCGATCAACGAGAATTTCATGGAGCTTCTCGTGATGATGGACGCCGCCAAACGGGCATCGGCGAGAACGATCAACCTTGTCGTTCCTTACTATGGTTATTCCCGCCAAGAGCGTAAAGCCGCTCCCCGTGAACCGATCTCGGCTAAGCTGGTGGCAGACCTGCTGACGGCAGCGGGTGCGGATCGTGTCATCACGATCGATCTGCATGCACCGGCGATTCAAGGCTTTTTCAATATTCCGGTGGACCATTTGACGGCGCTGGATTTGATCAGTGATTATATTAAGAAGAAAAACATTCCGAACCCGATTATCGTTTCTCCTGATGCGGGACGGGCAACGACGGCGGAGAAAATGGCCAACATTCTCGATGCGCCGTTCGCAATGATGATCAAGAAAAGACCCGCGCATAATGAAGCGGTGATCACGCATGTCATCGGCGAAGTTGAAGGAAGAACGCCGATCATCATTGAGGATTTGATCGACACGGGAACGACGATCGTCAATGTTGTTGAAGGCCTTAAGGAGCGAGGAGCGAACGACGCTTACGTGTGCGCAACTCACCCGGTGTTCTCGGGACCGGCGCTGCTGCGTCTGGACCATCCGAACATCAAAGAGTGTGTCATCACCGACTCCATCGCCATACCGGATGACCATTCGTCCAGATTCCAAGTGCTGACTGTCGCCAATTTGCTGTCGGATGCCATTAATATTATTATGTCCGGAGGATCGCTCAGTTCATTGTTTAAATACGGCGGCGTATAA
- the hisH gene encoding imidazole glycerol phosphate synthase subunit HisH — protein sequence MIAIIDYGMGNLHSVRSAVERLGYSALVTADERELMEAEGAILPGVGAFGDAMEHLRDSKLDEAVVRYAQSGKPLLGICLGMQLLFSKSEEHGVHEGLNLLPGEVVRFRGGYKVPHMGWNKLSFKQPNPLLQGLEEGHVYFVHSYHALPERKEDLLATTDYHQQVTAVVGRGNVYGMQFHPEKSGPVGMQLLGNFLNLCNKKQVVG from the coding sequence ATGATCGCGATCATCGATTACGGCATGGGCAATCTGCACAGCGTCCGTTCAGCGGTGGAGCGTCTTGGCTACAGCGCATTGGTTACGGCTGACGAGCGCGAGTTGATGGAGGCGGAAGGAGCGATCCTTCCCGGAGTAGGCGCGTTCGGCGATGCCATGGAGCATCTGCGCGATTCCAAGCTGGACGAAGCCGTAGTGCGTTACGCGCAAAGCGGAAAGCCGCTGCTGGGTATTTGTCTTGGGATGCAGCTGCTGTTCAGTAAGAGCGAGGAGCACGGCGTGCATGAAGGATTGAACCTGCTGCCGGGCGAAGTCGTCCGCTTCCGCGGCGGCTATAAGGTGCCTCATATGGGCTGGAACAAGCTGTCGTTCAAGCAGCCGAACCCGCTGCTCCAAGGTTTAGAGGAGGGTCACGTCTACTTCGTTCACTCCTATCACGCGCTTCCCGAGCGGAAGGAAGATCTGCTGGCCACGACGGATTATCATCAACAGGTCACGGCGGTTGTCGGCCGCGGGAACGTGTATGGCATGCAGTTTCATCCCGAGAAAAGCGGGCCGGTCGGCATGCAGCTGCTCGGCAACTTTTTGAATCTGTGCAATAAGAAACAGGTTGTAGGATAA
- the hisD gene encoding histidinol dehydrogenase — protein sequence MRVMPASEFSLKREVEYGSSEQNESVRQIIEEVRRDGDTALRKFAQQFDGVRVDELRVTKEEIEAAYDEVDEEFLSAIRAAAVNVRKFHEKQMRSSWMDLQADGTILGQVIRPLRRVGLYVPGGKAAYPSSVLMNAIPAQVAGVPEIVMVTPPATAGAEGINPHILVAAAEAGVSEIYRVGGAQAVAALAYGTESIPAADKIVGPGNIYVALAKRYVFGAVDIDSIAGPSEIVVLADETADPAYVAADLLSQAEHDEMASAILITTSEPLAEAVRVEVERQLHELPRREIAAKSIRDYGAILTVAALDEGIDAVNHLAPEHLEIIVREPFQYLSRIENAGAIFLGPYSSEPVGDYFAGPNHVLPTNGTARFSSPLNVDDFMKKSSVIYYSKEALLRDGDQIISLARHEGLDAHARAIQIRLEKEGNSRG from the coding sequence ATGAGGGTTATGCCTGCATCGGAGTTTTCGCTGAAGCGGGAGGTCGAGTACGGCTCCTCGGAGCAGAACGAGAGCGTCCGGCAGATCATCGAAGAGGTGCGCCGGGACGGGGATACCGCGCTGCGGAAATTTGCGCAGCAGTTTGACGGCGTTCGCGTGGACGAGCTGCGCGTGACGAAAGAGGAGATCGAGGCCGCATACGACGAGGTGGACGAGGAATTTTTGTCGGCCATTCGCGCCGCTGCGGTGAATGTTCGGAAATTCCACGAGAAGCAAATGCGTTCCTCGTGGATGGATTTGCAGGCCGACGGCACGATCCTCGGCCAAGTGATCCGCCCGCTGCGGCGGGTAGGTCTTTATGTGCCGGGGGGCAAGGCGGCGTATCCGTCTTCGGTGCTGATGAACGCCATTCCTGCTCAGGTCGCAGGAGTGCCGGAGATTGTGATGGTGACCCCGCCGGCAACCGCCGGAGCCGAGGGCATTAACCCGCATATTCTGGTAGCGGCTGCGGAAGCGGGCGTCAGCGAGATCTATCGCGTTGGCGGAGCGCAGGCGGTGGCGGCGCTCGCTTATGGAACGGAATCGATTCCGGCTGCGGACAAAATCGTTGGGCCGGGCAATATCTATGTGGCATTGGCTAAACGGTATGTGTTCGGCGCCGTCGATATCGACAGCATTGCCGGGCCGAGCGAGATTGTTGTGCTGGCAGACGAGACTGCCGATCCTGCTTACGTGGCTGCGGATCTGCTCTCTCAGGCGGAGCACGACGAGATGGCCTCGGCGATCTTGATCACGACATCAGAGCCGTTGGCCGAAGCGGTCCGCGTAGAGGTAGAACGCCAGCTGCACGAGCTGCCGCGGCGCGAGATTGCCGCGAAGTCGATTCGCGATTACGGAGCGATTCTGACGGTGGCCGCTCTCGACGAAGGTATTGATGCAGTCAATCACTTGGCGCCGGAGCATTTGGAAATTATCGTGCGGGAGCCGTTTCAATATTTGAGCCGGATTGAGAATGCAGGCGCCATTTTCCTTGGGCCTTACAGCTCCGAGCCGGTCGGTGATTATTTTGCCGGACCGAACCATGTGCTGCCGACGAACGGTACGGCGCGGTTCTCATCACCGCTCAATGTGGATGATTTTATGAAGAAATCGAGCGTCATCTATTACAGCAAGGAAGCGTTGTTGCGGGACGGCGATCAAATTATTTCACTTGCTCGTCATGAAGGGTTGGACGCGCACGCGCGGGCAATTCAAATTCGTTTGGAGAAAGAAGGGAACTCTCGTGGCTGA